A segment of the Mauremys mutica isolate MM-2020 ecotype Southern chromosome 7, ASM2049712v1, whole genome shotgun sequence genome:
TGTgggtggcaataccgtaccatgccacgcttacttctgtgctggcagtggctcttccttcagaactgggctcccagCCGGCAACTGCCGCTCCCCAGCTGCCcttctctgaaggcagcacctccagcagcagcagtgcagaagtaaaggtagctGTACCGCAGTCCCCCCTTCTATAACATTGCGACCCTCTcgaaactcctttttgggtcaggatctctacaattacaacaccgtgccatttcagatttaaatagctgaaataatgaaatttatgattttttaaatcctaagaccgtgaaattgaccaaaatggactgtgaagtTGGTAGGGCTCTAACCATAATAAGAAGTTATGTAATTTTGGTTATGATGATCATTGCTTTTCATCCCCAATAAAGAGACTGAAACCCTGTTTAAACTGAAAATCTCAACAGGACCTCAACTATGGAGTCATCAATGTCTTCCCAGATCATCGTGGAGAAAAAATATCTTAAATAATTGTGATTTGGGAAAATTAATAAGAATCAATGAACATAAATAATTTTGTAAGGAAAAGGATACCTTCTTATTCTTTTCACTTTTGTTTGTAACACTATCCCCACTGTAGAACTCTGCAGAGAACTacgattgtttttaaaatattaacatctAGCTGTGCTCTTAAGAAAGGTGTGTTAGCATCTTCATTAGAAAGCTGTTTTCCCAAGAATACAAACAAAAACTTGATTTAAGAAGACTGTGCAGAAGCATTTTTTGCATGCATGTGCAGAACCTTATTAAAAATAGGCACAAGCATCCTCATAAGTCTGCTGTAGAAACTGGCTCAGGCTctcaagttttaaaatattttctgtgtTCACTATGCATTTATATCAGTTCCCTGGTTTCCAGAAATAGCTCTACGGAGTGTGTACAACATACTGCACATATTCCCTCTCCATGAAAGCAAAGTATATAAAGGAGAACTTTAATATAACAACATACTTATCTTCTGAAGTGCATTTGACACTTTTCAGAATTAGGCTATTTTGTTCCCAAGCGTTTTTCTCAGGATTTGGTACTTCTATTTTTCTTGCCATTAGACATATGGTCTCATCAGGTAACGGCTGACTTCTCAGACAATTCCTCTGTATGCAGGACTCAAGTGGACAGTCTAAAAATAACTGGCAGAAGCCCAATGAATCTAAAAGAATTTCACAAAATGTTTGCTTTGAAGAAAATAGTAATTTTAAACTGCTAAACTAATACTTTCTGAAAACTATGTGTGTGAGAAACAGAGAAATTTTACATAAACTAGAAGTTGCCTATAATGCAGTCAGAGAAGCTatcatatatactcattcataaaccgaatatttttggtaaaaaagtgactgggggtcggcttataaacgggtctacaccaacatttgatgattttaaactctatggaatcattgaattgaatatttaatacattgttgttttgttaaCAGCAAATGCCAGGGCTAGCAAAACTAATGCTGGTCCTAGATTTACctattgatttaaaacaaaaaaaaaatagtaaaataaaaaatacaaattaatgTTTTATAAAACCGAGGGAAAAGAATTTTCAGCACAGTACAGAAATTTAAAGCATTCCTTTCCtgtacctggagcatctgcaggcatggaacccctcagctccctgtggccagggttcgccattcccagccaatgggagctgcaggaagtggcgtgcAAAGTGCAATGGCAAAccgcggacactgggagctgaggagctctgtGCCTGTGaatccaggtaaacaaaacatctaGGCCCACTAGCGGCTTACCCTAATGGACAAGGAGTCAAAGTTTGCCAAATCCTAAAATATAGGCTTATGAAAGgatcatacagtttttgctatttttacctaaccattggggggggggcggtcagcttataaacgaatggactaatgaacgagtatatatggtagttAGAGcttgtgctttatttttaaatattttagccATTTAGAATGTATTTAACCATTAAATAACTTCTAAAACGGACTAAGCAGCTAAAATTCACTGAATCTGCAGAATAATTATTTTGCTATAAAACATGTAATTGATGcatgtaaaggaaaaaaaattacatttgcgAGCTAGCTGGTATACTTCATATCTCATGCTTTGATAATAAAAGTTGTCATCCAAAACAAAATACAATGGTCTGGAAGTGGTTGTATTTATTAAGTAATGACAAGATTTGGCATCATGTATTTCTGAAGAGATTAATCCTTGTTCTTTGAAACAGGAAACAAAACTTTTCCATGTTGCTTCAGTTCTGTTTGTTGGAGCACACAAATGATCTCCATTAATAAGAGCCTGTAAGAAGTGTTCAAGGTACACTAACAGTTCATGTCGGTACAATTTCCAGCGAGACAgctatgaaaaaaacaaaatatttcacattTAATATTAATGTTTAATTTAACAAATACTAACTCCCTCCCCCTATGCTTCCCATgttccttccagttctccctTATGACTGTTCTTGTGACTCCTTTTTTCTTCAGCTTTCCACTTTCTTTCATGCTGCCTACTACCCACACCATAGCCTTCCAATTCCATATAAGCCTACCTAACTTTCCTCCCTCATGCCCACCTTTGTGgcaaaggccctgattcagcacagcacttaagcacatgtttagcATCAGGCATATGCTAACGTGTGTTTTCTTAATAatgatttaagcatgtgcttaactgctcTGCTAAATCAGTGCCCAAAGGTTGATCGCCTCACACATTTTCATGTCTTTGTGCTTGAACTGTATGCAGTGTCAGGTATTTATGTCTATTTCAGTTTGGATACAAGCTCTTCAGCCAGAGAACTTGGGATCATATCTGCTTGTATGGCAACATTCTCATGTACTTAAAGGAAGTACATGTTGCTGCCTTTAATTCACTCATATTTAGATATGGCAGTAGATTTAACACTGGCTCATACCTCAATATTTAGACTCAGGAGCGAAGTTAGGGTAGAATTTTGACACTACCTCTGTCTTTGCTCTTGTCTTTAGGAAATAAACACTTAgctaaaatgagagctgctgggcAGGGACAATTGTGGTACCTCTGTGTCTAAAGTATTTGATTATTGCTTCCTCCCATAGCAGTTGGGGTACGGACGTACTCTGCAGGGAAATGCAGAAAGAGAGGCAAAACAGAATGGAAATGCAAGAAATGGGTCAGAAGGGAAGAGCTGAAGGAGGAGATGGTAAcaggcggctgctgctgcctgtcctGAGTGTTCACAATGTCCTTTGATTTTAATATAAATTGCATATGCTTAGCCTCTCTCAAGATTTGGCCTTGGCTGGGGGAGGGTAGCACCACTTTTTAAAGCTCTGCCCTTGGGTCACATTCTCCCCCTGCTGTGAGAAGGCTCTGTGGTCAGCACAGGACAGGAACAGAAACAGTGGCTTGGTGTGTGTGTTACCCATGTTGAGCTATCAGAGATACCAGAGGTATCAGGAAGAGCACGTGGCCCGCTGAGGAAGAAGAAGGGAAGTGCCCACAAGGTGGCACTTGTTGGTTGAAAATAAAACTGCCTTAAGCACTACAGAAGGAGCAGTGCCTGGGATACAGTCTGcattgggggagagggaggcagccctgccctcagcactgggggggggggggcagtgcccgggacacagctgccatgggggggggacagccctgccctcagcactggggaggggcagtgcctgggataCAGCTGCcaaggggggtgaggggacagccctgccctcagcatggggggggcagtgcctgggataCAGCTGCcaaggggggtgaggggacagccctgccctcagcatggggggggcagtgcctgggataCAGCTGCcaaggggggtgaggggacagccctgccctcagcatggggggggggcagtgcctgggataCAGCTGCcaaggggggtgaggggacagccctgccctcagcatggggggggcagtgcctgggataCAGCTGCcaaggggggtgaggggacagCCCTGCCCTCAGCATGGGGGACAGCCCTGCCCTCAGCATGGGGGGGGCAGTGACAGGGATACAGCTGCcaaggggggtgaggggacagccctgccctcagcatggggggggcagtgcctgggataCAGCTGCcaaggggggtgaggggacagccctgccctcagcatggggggggcagtgcctgggataCAGCTGCcaaggggggtgaggggacagCCCTGCCCTCAGCATGGGGGGGGCACTGACAGGGATACAGCTGCcaaggggggtgaggggacagccctgccctcagcactggggaggggcagtgcctgggataCAGCTGCcaaggggggtgaggggacagccctgccctcagcatggggggggcagtgcctgggataCAGCTGCCccggggggtgaggggacagCCCTGCCCTCAGCATGGGGGGGGGCAGTACCTGGGATACAGCTGCcaaggggggtgaggggacagccctgccctcagcatgggggggcagtgcctgggataCAGCTGCcaaggggggtgaggggacagccctgccctcagcatggggggggcagtgcctgggataCAGCTGCcaagggggggggtgaggggacagccctgccctcagcatggggggggggcagtgcctgggataCAGCTGCcaaggggggtgaggggacagccctgcctccagcggggggggggggcactgacaGGGACACAGCTgccggggggggagcaaggggagCGCACATCCAGCCCGAAGAGGGGCGGGGCAGTTTCCCGTTGCAGGCGCAGCTGGCCAATAAAGCGGAGGCTGTCAATCTATGCTAACCAATAGGAAGGGCAAACTCTGTACTGACCAATGGCTGTTGTGCTACGAGCCCCGCTTCTGTCTCTGGTTGGCTGAAGGCCTCCTGCGGAATGAGGTCATCGTAGGTCAGGAGGGCACAGACCCAGCCGGGGCCCCCGCGCCGCCGTAGGCTGTGGCGCAGCGCGCGCGCCAGCGTGGATTTACCCGCCGCCGGCAGCCCGCACAAGACGCACACGCCCAGCCGCCGGAACCCGGCAGTTTCCATCGTGTCGGGCGGCGACGCCTCGGAGGAGCGCGCCTGCGGGCACCCGCGTACAGCGGACACGGCGCCCCTTGCGCGCGCCGTCGTCAGCGCCTGGCGCGCCGCCCTGTCAAAAACACGCATGCGCGCTGGCAACCCTGTTGCCTAGATGCGCGTGCGCAGTGTTATCAGTTTCCCGTCCCGTATGCGGGGGCCGGACCCATCGTTATTCCCGTGTAGACGCTCGGGAGGCCGCTGCGCCCCGTGCGGGGGAAAAACGGCGGTGAAACGCCGGCGCctgaggggagccccggggctgtTGTTCCCTTCCGCCCAGTACCTGCCCGGCGCGGGAGCGGCTGCTCTGccggcaggtgggggaggggtggtccAGCCTCTCATCGTGGGCTGCCCCGTCTCCTAGCACCGGCTGCTGTTGGCTTGTTCAGCCCTATGGTGTCCTACTTTCAGAGCTCACCGCGCTTTAGTGCTTGGCTACACGTGTGTGTTGgggcacattaaagcagccccgggtgccctaGCTCATTACCCAGCCAcgctggcaaggcacatacagcactcTGACCTGAGGGTTaaagcgctcctggtactccacctcagcggGAAGATTAACACTTGGTGCACATTGGCTGAAACAcccagctgtcagtgtgaacgaggggttgcattactgtgctctgatcagcctccagacacgtcccataatccccttaagtcaagtcgCCACTCtcgtcattgttttggaatcactaCTAGCATGccgatatgccctttgaaagctccgtttctgacagcagGCTGCTGCTTATGtgctctgagacaaagcaaccattacagtggaatgctgtgtgagagagggaggtggggggattaGGGGGGTctgttgctgtctgaacttacaagacagcatgctgacatgctctcagccccgcAAAAAGCCCACGCTCTCTCCCCCCGCATACAACACACtcccctcatttgaaaagcacgttgcagccacttgtgTGCCAGGATAGCTACCACAactgctctctgtggctgttccaagagctgctaatgtggccgcACCAGTGCGCTTGCAGTTATCAGTGTGCACAGATTGcggcgctttccctactgcgctctacgaatgctggtttaactcaaagcgctctacatctgcaagtgtagccatgcccttagaaaTACTAATTCTCAGAACACCCTGGTGAAACCGTTATGGTAAGCCAAAGAGGGTGGAAACCAAGTACTGAGAGATCCACATTGCAGATTAACCTTTGTAGTCTCCCTGAAGTGAATGAGGCTACTTATCGGACTGAGAGCAGGTTTTGCCTTACCTGACATGGATCCCAACCTGCAAGCTTAGCTGTGTTGATGGAGAGCTGCACAGACATGGAGTGCCACCTGTGTAGGTGAAACTGTGTGGGGATAGGGGACTGTGTTAGTCAGGTCagcttgcaggatctgggcccttgGTTAAGACCTCAAAATGTCTGCAGAGCCAAAATTAGAACTGACCAGACCTGATTCGCCCTCCTGTGCTTAGTCCAATTGACTCACTATGCAGCCTCTACAGATCCATATAATGTTACTATGTCTACAAAATACCAAGCACAATATTTTCACTGATGGTATTTTTGTAAGCAGTGAAATGATTGTCCATATGTTTTTAAAACCTGATATTTAGTCAATCTCCAAAAAAATGAGTTAAATGTCTTCAGGTGTTTTCTAGTTTACATTATAACTTGACTGaagttaacataagaatggccatattgggttgGACCAAAGATTCAttcagcccagcatcctgtcttctgacagtggccaatgccaggtgccccagagggaatgaacagaacaggtaatcatcaagagatccattcccagtttctggaaaacagagctagggataccatccctgcctatcctggccaatagccattgatggatctatcctccacgaatttatctagttcttttttgaaccctgttataaccttggccttcacaacatcatctggcaaggagttccacaggttgactttgttgtatgaagaaatacttccttttgtttgttttaaacctgctgcctattaatttcattaggtgacccctagttcctgagttaggagaaggagtaaataatacttccttatttacttctccacatcagtcatgattttatagatctcaatcatatcccccccttaggcctggtctacactaggactttaattcgaatttagcagcgttaattcgaattaaccgcgcacccgtccacaccaggaagccatttaattcgacctagagggctctttagttcaaattcggtactccaccccgacgaggggagtagcactaaattcgacatggctatgtcgaattaggctaggtgtggatgcaaatcgaacttagtagctccgggagctatcccacactgcaccactctgttgacgctctggacagcagtccgagctcagatgttctgatcagccatacaggaaaagccccgggaaaatgtgaattccttttcctgtctggccattttgaatctcagttcctggttggacatcagggcgagctcagcagcaccggcagcaatgcagagctctccagcagaggagttcatgtaatctctgaatagaaagagggacccagcatagactgaccgggaactcttggatctgatcggtgtgtggggcgaggagtctgtgctttcggagctgcgctccaaaaaacggaatgcaaagacctacgagaaggtctccaaagccatgagagacagaggatacagccgggatgcaacgcagcgccgcgtgaaaatcaaggaccccagacaaggctaccaaaaaatcaaagcggcaaacggatgctacggagcctgccaccactggcccaccagtgaccatggactctgacgatgggacagtgtcgatggccagttcctcggcgatgttcgcggacggggaagatgaggaagggtttgtggaggacgaggcaggtgacagcgcttacaacgctggtttccccgacagccaggatctcttcatcactgtcacggagatcccctaccaaccgtccccggccattaacccggatcctgaatcaggggaaggagcagtcggtaagtgctttaaccatgttaacttttattcttaatataacaggaatcttaactgtgtgaaaaggagggctctctatatatggggatagaacagaaatcctcctgggagatctccacgacgctctcctggaggtaatcgaaaagcctccgcaggaggttcctggggagagctgccttattgggtgctccgtggtagcacacttttccacgcaaggctttcatgaggtactcagggagtattgcctccccaagcacggctgcatagggccctggtttgtgctggctttcacgcagcatgcgctctctatctccttcagtgaccgtcctcagggtgatctcgctcggagactcctgcatctaattaggggaattactgtaatgttacacctggtccaaagtatttttaaaaaatctccggacagacggcatagcagagactcagcacgctgctgcgtgacgagcgtaacggaaagccaaagaatcaaatggacgctcatggagggaggggggactgaggacgcaagatatcccacagttcctgctgtctccgaaaagcatttgcattcttggttgagctccaaatgcttctagggtcaaacacagtgtccgcggtgggtcagggcatagctcggcaatttacgcacccccccacccccagaagtgaaagggaaaacaatcctctgttgactcttttacatgtcaccgtatctttactgaatgctgcagatagatgcgatgctgcagcactcaacaccaatatccttgctcccccccccccgccatgggtggctgacggcacaatatgactgatatccatcgtcatcatcagcctgttggcacatggggcagtgcaaaaggactggtaaccatgccgactagcatctgtcaggtcccccagtgtcaggtgaacctaatttttcatggtagatggtgcagtatggctggtaaccgtcttcatcatagcaacagggggctgagcttcatcagcccccacccttcatgtgtaaagaaaagattcaattgcccctggactagcagcaggatgctgggctcctctcctccacactccttaatgtcctatctggactatcatagcaactggaggctgccttccactcatttctcactaacaagtcactgtgtcttatttctgcattctttattacttcatcacacaagtggggggacaatgctatcttagcccaggaaggctgggggaagaatggaatgaacaggtggggttgttgcaggagcaccccctgtgaatagcatacagctcataatctatgcaggatctgacacagagcagctgtgctctctggttctctgatacagtggttctctagtacacttgcccatattctaggcaggactgattctatttttagataccaaaaaggagggattaactcagggagtcattcccaattttggcttttgcgcccctggctaagagcagccaggggcacttatgacagcagcaaatggtgcagtgcaaaaggactggtaaccatgcccatcttattaccaatttatggtatggtagatggtacagtatggctggtaaccatctctgctgtcatgcaaaagcaaaagcatgctgctgtgtagcactgctggaccgcctctgtcagcggcatctagtacacatatggtgacaggcacaaaaggcaaaacaggctccatggtttccacgctgtggcgtctgccagggcaatccagggaaaacgggcttgaaatgattgtctgctgtagctttcccggaggaagggatgacatgacatttacccagaaccacccgcgaaaatggtttttgccccatcaggcactgggatctcaacccagaattcacagagacagactagactgtgttcattgttcgcaaaaatgtatctttgcaaggaattcactccctttttcccatcacacagcttcgactgtctccagacctgccacagcatccccctcacagaggctagcaaagattaggcggcgaaagaaaaagacacaggacgagatgttcgctgaacttatggggtgctcctgagacgaggcggaccagcagagccagtggagggagaccctctctctgtaccagcgctcacacagtgaacgggaggagaggtggcgtgaggaagacaagcaggtgactcaaacgctgcttggactaatgagggagcaaacggacatgctccggcgccttgtgcatgttctgcaggacctcaggcaggaggacagagcccccctgcagtgtatctgcaaccgccctcccccgccacaaagtcccataccccccctcacccaaaataaccagaaggagaggcgccagaggccgtgaaaactgtcactgcaccccagcagagtgctcaagtacccaaaagctctcatacccaaaattttgagaagtcctttccttcccgcctcacccaagcccccatcccagtttcatcccctaactgtctagttgataataaaaaatacttttctgttaattactgtttctgtcatgttcttttagaggagactatgtttgaaggggggaagggggttggtaattggacaggacaatcacctttaccagggtacagacatgggggcaggatcagcagcaggtcacacacatactgcagtcagtacgcaccctggtcggtatgggaggtggtttgcaggttctgtgtgtgggggggggaacgtgactttgtagcgggggaggggggttacagatctcatgcaatggtccctgtcctggaccacagagccacgcagcagaggaatctgtatccgtcctcccccgccaaaaggccacatagcccccgcacacagagtcccaaaaaggagggatggcaggctccgttgaaacatccagtccggcactgcagaccgctctgggagcaggagcctgtcattcctcgagtttagaggtggtctttacatcactgcacaccctacccagcacagtccgtgtcccagtttcaaccctgtaacgcaaagtcatcaataaagaaacctttgtaaagttacagtggaacatgtattttatttttaaacgtgtgttggaagttggggaagctaggtgggcggggtatgtaactgcagatgctagtcaacagtcacttggtaaagaaacaggggcaggttcagcttctctgtaaagaaactgaacagtcacaggtcacgctgctcactgctcgctggtacttgaagagttccttgtcgctgtgcaaggtgcctgcacagagcttcacgagccagggcattagcgggtaggctgggttcccgaggatcactataggcatctgcacatccccaagactcattttgtggtccgggaagaaactaccttcctgcaggcgtctaaacagaccagagttcctgaaaacacgcacgtcatgaactttgccttgccacccgacgttgatgttggtaaaacgtcccccatggtccaccagtgctcgcagcaccattgaaaagtagccctatttctcagcagctgactgtggaagaggtggacgataaggtgcgaggagttgacaacggccataactgcagcgggatccgtgctcaaagtgctgtggcgcccgcgctgtcactgagcagaaaagtgcacgaacagattgcccgcaggcactttcagggagggagggagggagggcgtgattgacgg
Coding sequences within it:
- the PSTK gene encoding L-seryl-tRNA(Sec) kinase, whose product is MRVFDRAARQALTTARARGAVSAVRGCPQARSSEASPPDTMETAGFRRLGVCVLCGLPAAGKSTLARALRHSLRRRGGPGWVCALLTYDDLIPQEAFSQPETEAGLVAQQPLLSRWKLYRHELLVYLEHFLQALINGDHLCAPTNRTEATWKSFVSCFKEQGLISSEIHDAKSCHYLINTTTSRPLYFVLDDNFYYQSMRYEVYQLARKYSLGFCQLFLDCPLESCIQRNCLRSQPLPDETICLMARKIEVPNPEKNAWEQNSLILKSVKCTSEDNLQVINLLVTALENPVKQIEENTEQKETDRAICAASILHQADQAFRRIVSQTMKDVRDKNILPNEMKILAEELNKLKAEFLEDLRQGNHQKNQFCLPSSEFVTNVITSFQQATDNVVKKVFFLNEHTVFSVQGMPKT